The segment atcttattgtaaataaaatttaaatgaaaaatatttgcattCAAATTAGGCATGGTGAAGTATTGTTGATAAGATTATTTCGTCAATATTTGGCTATCGAGAGAGAGTGAGAGAGAGTTAGGGAGAGAatgtatgaaatttaaaaatttagaaaaacgCTTGTACACccgtttataaattattatgttgagTGTAtcataaagtataaaaaaaaaaaaaaatctatgttttattaaaaaataaataaaaacacaaaagttgcatttattattttaaaaattttttaatctacaaaacaataattaatatatttaaaaaacaaaaaaaaaaaaagtatatttacattttttgttttttgttggatgaaaaatttatgaattttcagTTTCCTTGtgtctgaaaataaaatatttgtattaattaaaaaagaagaatgaatatttataaattttttcgttaaaagtacaaaataaaacataataataataattttcttgtataCATACTTGCACTTAGTACATGTGTAAAAAACAGTTTGTCCTTCATCAGCTGATCTTAATTGAACAGTTGCATATGACATTTGATCATTACCACATTCACTGCATTTTCTTTCGACAACTGGACCATCagcatcttcatcatcatcaagagtATTTTTGTCATTAGCATAAGTAtcaatgttattaaatttgatggtATATTTCATAGCTAAATCACCAAAtactgaaagaaaaaaacgagtACATGttagtttaattaattgctgtttttttaaatttatttattttgtttataaatggAATTgaactataaaaatttattggttACCTTCCGGACCCCATACACGTTTACAGGCATAACAAGTGACACCACCTTTTGGACCAAGAAGTGGAAGAATTGATCCACAATCAGAACAAAATCCAAGGTCAGTTTTAAAACCGAGTGTTTCATTATCGTCGTTATTTCGATAATTActcattttgttgatttttttttataacaatattatcaagCACAACAATACACAACACGTGAAATTATTTACACCAAAACTGGCTTAAAAATGGCGATCGAAAAACAGACAGAGACAGAAGAGACAGAGAAGACAGAATAAAAAAGGAACGCTGTGGAAATGGAACACGCACAGTAGAAAGTTGGAAACACacctttaataattttcaaaaagattattaataattaccgCGTAAATTTTCCAGTTGATTATTATAAccggaaaaataataattaattaattgaatataatttccATTACagataatacaaattaaatttttaaatatttttaatttacatgaagaaaaattccatttgtttttttttatttattttttaaaagttcccctctatttttatgataatatttatttattgatatgaatttaaaaatgactgagagaaaatgatgaaatatctTTATCAAACAGTAAACTTTGTACACTCATTCGTGTCTCAACTaaaaattacagaaaaaaaaactacaaattaattgaattaaaaatgaagtttattattttacagataaTTATTATGGGTTCTGCATGGGCAACACCATTAAAtgggtaaataataaattaaaaattattttaattgaataattaattttcaaaaatatacaagctaatttaagtaaataaatttttaaagataaataaattgttaataaaggattaaatttaaaaataaattaaaaattaaattttattctagaGAAAATCAAGTGTTATTTGattttacaacaataaaaaatatcgataactGGAATGAATCATCAGACACTGTAAGAACAGTTGGAATGTCAAAAGGAATTTTAACACTTCAAAAGACCCAAGTTTTTCAAAgagctatatttttcagtTTGCTAAATCCCCAGCCAAATGGTGCTGGTTTTGCTGGTGTTAGAACTCTGACaaatttagatttattaaattacgaTAACATCGAAATGACGTGTCGTGGACAAggagaaaataaagaatacaAAATTGTACTGAGGCATCATGGACAATCATCAAACGATGATATTTCTTATGAACAATTTTTCACagtaagttaattaattatttctataacataatttcttaaattcaatttttattatttttactaggCACCAATGTCAAGtgataaatttacaacaattattttaccacTGGAAAATTTTAAACCATATTATCGTGGACGTGAACAACCAGATGCTCAAcctcttgataaaaaaaatataacaatgttTGGATTACAAATTTACGGTGGTGTTTATTCATCATTCAAACAAAAAGGTGTATCATCAttggaaattgaaaaaatcattGCAACATCAAgccaacaacaataattacatcaaataaatttttgtttctattCAATgaatgtaattaatattataaatttaaataaaataataataattaatttttcttgatattttatttcattgtaatttaagaaatatttgtaataCGAAACAAAAATAGAAACTAGTTTCTCGATTACACGAAATAAGACTGTGTGACAcgcgataaataataaaaaaataaaatacatctaCCTTTCGGGTAGCATGGTACCTGAGtctattgatgaaaaaaaaaagtttaaaaaatgatatgtaTCCTTGAAATGATATGACAAAAGAaaggaataatatttttgatcaatattgtcagcaagtaaatttatttattcagtatttatttgtcattcaTTGAAAATGGTTGCATCAGCAACTGGGTAAgttgatatatcaataaaaataataaataattaaataattaaatttttaattttttaaaaaacagaaGTAGTAAAGTTATGTTCGATTTTACTCGAACAGATCAAGTTGGAAATTGGATTGAATCATCAGACACAATTAAAACAACTGGTATGTCAAAAGCTGTTATTGctattcaaaaaacaaatttagtaCAAAGAGGAATATTATTTACGTTATTTAATCCAAGACCAAATAAACTTGGCTATGCTGCTGTTAAATGTGAtgctaattttgatttaactgGTTATAATTgtataacaattaaatgtcGTGGTCAAggtgttaatttaaaatacaaaatgttaTTGAGACACAAAGGAATGGATAcaaattcaattgtttatgGACAAATATTTacggtaattaaaaaatagtaattgcatttcatcatcaagtgattgataaatgataataattaaattacatgaattttttttaggcaCCTGATAATGAATTTGCAACAATAAAACTACCAATTACAGATTTTAAGCCTTATTTACGTGGACAGGAAATTTCAATTGAAGATAATCCATtggataaatcaaaaataacaagtatCAGTTTAAAAGTTGATATGGGACCTTATTTACCTGATAATCAACCAGGTGTTGCTGCATTGGAAATTGATTGGATCAAAGCAATTAAATGACATAATCATAAAACAATACatacattataataaattatttttaataataaatttacatcttCCAaagaattagaaaatttaattaaatagattatagaataatttaaaacaattaaaaactagtttttagaatttagaaaataatttgtaaataaagcTTTAAGCAGTGAATCggcagtttttattttctttctgtttcttttcaattgaaaaCCCACTTCACACAGTTTACACACaaacataataacaataacgaTAAAGGGGGAGagaaaagagaaataaaaattttattaaaagttaaaacaTAATCATGGCGCCTGTAGACAACTCACCAACAAGCAACATGGgtgattttgaattaataacatcaacaaaatcaaatgataCAATTCCagtacataaatataaatcaactaAAACAGGTATAACTGTTGTTATTGCTGAAGTTGATGGACCAGTTGTTGGTGGATATTTTTGCATTCGtaagtattaaaattgattattaatataacctcaaataattataaacaaataaattaaaattaaaatttaaattatactaGCAACTGAGACATTTGATAATGATGGTTTACCACATACCCTGgagcatttaatatttttgggAAGTGAAGAATTTCCATACAAAGGTGTACTTGATTTATTGGGTAATAGATGCCTTGCATCTGGTACAAATGCATGGACAGATACTGATCATACAAATTACACAATGACAACTGTTGGAAGTGAaggatttttatcattaatgcCAATATATCTTGATCATATACTATTTCCAATTCTATCAGATGCTGGTTTTTTAACCGAGGTACATCATATTAATGGTGATGGTGAAGATGCTGGTGTTGTTTATTGTGAAATGCAAAATCGTGAAAATGGAGGTGAAGAACTTGCCCTCAAAGAGCtaataagaatattatatCCTGGTAAATGTGGTTATAAATCATGTACCGGTGGTATTATGGAAAATTTACGTGAAAGTAcatcaaatgaaaaagtaCGTGCATATCATCGTGATTATTATAGAccagaaaatttaacaataataataactggtAAAGTACAACATGCTGAAGTATTTAAATCATTACGTTCActtgaagataaaatattaaaaaaaggtaatCGTGGTAAATTTGAACGTCCATGGCAATCACCTGTACCAGAAtttaaagaagaaattgaaAGCAATATATTATATCCATGTGATGATGAAGACAATGGTTTAATTAGAGTTGGATGGAGAGGACCATCTGGTGTAAGTGAACTATATGATTTAACTGGTTGTTCATtgttacttaaatatttaacagacAATTCAGTTAGTCcattgaaaaaagaatttgTTGAAATTGATGATCCATTTGCGTGTAATGTTGATTTTGGTCTTGTTGAAAATTCAGTATCATTGCTTTATTTAGTATTCAGTGGTGTACCAATACCAAAAATTTcatcagttaaaaaatatttaattgatgtattaaatgatatttataacaatgaaaatggTATTGATATGAAAAGAATGTCAATTGTTATACATAGACATCAACTTGAAACACTTagtaatttagaaaatatgcCACATGATTCAATTGCATTTATGCTTATTGGTGATGCACTTTATGGACGtaataataaagatttagAGCaacgtttaaatttaattaatgatttaaaaaaattggctAAAGAACCATTGTCatattggaaaaatttattaaaacgttATTTACTTGATGCACCATGTGGTATTGTTAATGCAAAACCaagtattgaaaaacaaaaagaaattgaagctagtgaaaaaaaacgtattagtgaaagaaaagaaaaattaggtAAAAGTGGTCTTGAAAAAGCTGAATTAGAATTACAAAATGCAATTGcacaaaatgaaattgaaataccAGAAGAGCTATTAACATGTGTACCAGTACCAGGTACAGAtactattaattttcataatgtaCGTAGTTTTTTTACTGGTAATGAAGAACAACATTCACGTTTTGATGTTAATAAGCTACCATTATACACATGTCTAGATCATGttaatacaaattttgtatatatatttgttgttatggatacatcatcattgtcaaaaaatttaagacCATATTTACCATTGATACTTGAGGCAATTGGTGAATGTCCAATTGAACGTGATGGAAAATTAATTCCATATGAAGACATTGTTGCTGAAATTGAGAGTGATACTATTGCTGTTGGTACCAAAACTGGATTTGATAATACGTCAAGATATTCATGTGGTATATTCAGTCACAATATAACACtaatattacaaattgaaATGTCAAAATACAACAAAGGTATTCAATGGATTAAAGAACTTCTTTATGATACTAAATTTACTGttgaaagattaaaaattatttctcaaaaAATGATCAATGAAATAACACAATTGAAGAAACAAGGAAATGGAATTGTTAAAAGTTTGATGAAAGGATTGATGTATGATAAAGATAGTAATCATTTTAATGCAAGTCCACTTAGACAGCAACAATTTTTGACAGAATTAATTGAACGTTTATCAACTGATGATGGACAAAAGCAAATATTAAATGACGTTgaagaaataagaaaaattttaacagatggaaaaaatattatgtgtcATATTGCAtcaaatgttgataaattaagtAATCAAGTTACTGATCTCTACACACCATgggatatattaaaaattggaaatattgaaaagaaaatgtttgttattttttttaaagcatattatttttagattatcatgatttgttttaattgtttttgatgttttttttaggCTTGAAGTAATACCAGAttggaaattattaaaaccatataatgaaattaaaattaagggATCAGTTCTTGGACTTGGTT is part of the Aphidius gifuensis isolate YNYX2018 linkage group LG1, ASM1490517v1, whole genome shotgun sequence genome and harbors:
- the LOC122860442 gene encoding DNA-directed RNA polymerase I subunit RPA12, with product MSNYRNNDDNETLGFKTDLGFCSDCGSILPLLGPKGGVTCYACKRVWGPEVFGDLAMKYTIKFNNIDTYANDKNTLDDDEDADGPVVERKCSECGNDQMSYATVQLRSADEGQTVFYTCTKCKHKETENS
- the LOC122847711 gene encoding uncharacterized protein LOC122847711 is translated as MGSAWATPLNGENQVLFDFTTIKNIDNWNESSDTVRTVGMSKGILTLQKTQVFQRAIFFSLLNPQPNGAGFAGVRTLTNLDLLNYDNIEMTCRGQGENKEYKIVLRHHGQSSNDDISYEQFFTAPMSSDKFTTIILPLENFKPYYRGREQPDAQPLDKKNITMFGLQIYGGVYSSFKQKGVSSLEIEKIIATSSQQQ
- the LOC122860440 gene encoding uncharacterized protein LOC122860440, translated to MVASATGSSKVMFDFTRTDQVGNWIESSDTIKTTGMSKAVIAIQKTNLVQRGILFTLFNPRPNKLGYAAVKCDANFDLTGYNCITIKCRGQGVNLKYKMLLRHKGMDTNSIVYGQIFTAPDNEFATIKLPITDFKPYLRGQEISIEDNPLDKSKITSISLKVDMGPYLPDNQPGVAALEIDWIKAIK
- the LOC122860422 gene encoding uncharacterized protein C05D11.1-like; the encoded protein is MAPVDNSPTSNMGDFELITSTKSNDTIPVHKYKSTKTGITVVIAEVDGPVVGGYFCIPTETFDNDGLPHTLEHLIFLGSEEFPYKGVLDLLGNRCLASGTNAWTDTDHTNYTMTTVGSEGFLSLMPIYLDHILFPILSDAGFLTEVHHINGDGEDAGVVYCEMQNRENGGEELALKELIRILYPGKCGYKSCTGGIMENLRESTSNEKVRAYHRDYYRPENLTIIITGKVQHAEVFKSLRSLEDKILKKGNRGKFERPWQSPVPEFKEEIESNILYPCDDEDNGLIRVGWRGPSGVSELYDLTGCSLLLKYLTDNSVSPLKKEFVEIDDPFACNVDFGLVENSVSLLYLVFSGVPIPKISSVKKYLIDVLNDIYNNENGIDMKRMSIVIHRHQLETLSNLENMPHDSIAFMLIGDALYGRNNKDLEQRLNLINDLKKLAKEPLSYWKNLLKRYLLDAPCGIVNAKPSIEKQKEIEASEKKRISERKEKLGKSGLEKAELELQNAIAQNEIEIPEELLTCVPVPGTDTINFHNVRSFFTGNEEQHSRFDVNKLPLYTCLDHVNTNFVYIFVVMDTSSLSKNLRPYLPLILEAIGECPIERDGKLIPYEDIVAEIESDTIAVGTKTGFDNTSRYSCGIFSHNITLILQIEMSKYNKGIQWIKELLYDTKFTVERLKIISQKMINEITQLKKQGNGIVKSLMKGLMYDKDSNHFNASPLRQQQFLTELIERLSTDDGQKQILNDVEEIRKILTDGKNIMCHIASNVDKLSNQVTDLYTPWDILKIGNIEKKMLEVIPDWKLLKPYNEIKIKGSVLGLGCVDSAYSLQCAPCINDYKHQDLPTLLVCLQYLTQLEGPMWKQVRGQGLSYSYKIFASPNEGLIYLTFFGATNIVGAYKETKKIIDSHLKEKNWEKILYETAKASLIFQIVDREASVGDVVSQSILSYFKNVSHDYNRQMVQKVHSVDINDLDRVANKYLKPLFDPEQCKASIVCHPSKVTEVSDAFKSYSQNLEVYTSLESSYLNDW